A single genomic interval of Leptospira dzoumogneensis harbors:
- a CDS encoding penicillin-binding transpeptidase domain-containing protein, protein MILITEVSSGKSKTEKVYGASEFLKREYSPASTFKTYLVLSLLENNIIDPKEKIESADKHIPNSPRLLDLRDALFYSSNDYFEKVFPKLGKEKLDLTLRKIGYLENSKSNSKLADWWIDLAGLKHGGRIRLTPKSVHSSWSKIFENGYGLNKDLMEEWKKALFWSKCQEREANVYGKTGSWEGSFWFQGALIRSENDYVIYTILNRSKSGSRTGTITRFYRLAGCKVPSLE, encoded by the coding sequence TTGATCCTTATAACTGAGGTGAGTTCCGGTAAGTCGAAGACTGAAAAAGTTTATGGCGCATCGGAATTCCTGAAAAGGGAATATTCTCCTGCTTCTACCTTTAAAACCTATTTAGTTTTGTCTTTGCTCGAGAACAATATCATCGATCCGAAAGAAAAGATAGAATCTGCGGATAAACATATTCCGAATTCTCCCAGGCTTTTGGATCTGAGAGATGCATTGTTTTATTCTTCCAATGATTATTTCGAAAAAGTTTTTCCTAAATTGGGAAAAGAAAAATTGGATCTTACCTTACGTAAGATAGGTTATTTAGAAAACTCTAAATCGAATTCTAAGCTTGCGGATTGGTGGATCGATCTTGCAGGTTTGAAGCATGGAGGAAGGATCAGATTAACTCCCAAGAGTGTTCATTCTTCTTGGTCCAAAATTTTTGAGAACGGTTATGGGCTGAATAAAGATCTAATGGAAGAATGGAAAAAGGCCCTTTTCTGGTCCAAATGTCAGGAAAGAGAGGCTAACGTGTATGGAAAAACCGGTTCTTGGGAAGGAAGTTTTTGGTTCCAAGGAGCTCTGATAAGATCTGAAAACGATTATGTCATATACACGATCTTAAATAGAAGCAAATCAGGATCCAGAACCGGAACGATCACTAGATTTTATAGGTTAGCTGGATGTAAGGTTCCGAGTTTGGAATGA
- the sixA gene encoding phosphohistidine phosphatase SixA — protein sequence MKIIIARHGEADPNSEDGKDSSRVLTPKGITDIEKMARFFQTGFKIKKIYHSPYVRTKATAEIYSKILRPELETESAEYLLPGEDYFRICPLLKDNSNSDAILLVGHSPDVSVFAETLLGISGVGKSFLFTPGSALAVNIPREKFQGGQIIWFVSPDFLC from the coding sequence ATGAAGATCATCATAGCCAGACATGGGGAAGCCGATCCCAATTCGGAAGACGGTAAAGATTCCTCCAGAGTTCTCACTCCCAAAGGAATCACAGACATAGAAAAGATGGCCCGGTTCTTTCAAACCGGTTTCAAGATCAAAAAGATCTATCATAGTCCTTATGTTCGCACTAAAGCTACTGCGGAAATTTATTCCAAGATCCTAAGGCCGGAATTAGAAACAGAATCTGCAGAGTATCTTCTTCCAGGCGAAGACTACTTCAGGATCTGTCCTCTTCTTAAAGATAATTCCAACTCGGATGCGATCCTATTAGTGGGCCATAGTCCTGATGTGAGCGTGTTTGCAGAAACTCTTTTGGGAATTTCAGGAGTAGGAAAATCTTTTCTATTCACTCCCGGTTCCGCACTTGCAGTGAATATTCCCCGCGAAAAATTCCAAGGGGGGCAGATCATTTGGTTCGTATCCCCCGACTTCCTTTGTTGA
- a CDS encoding ABC transporter ATP-binding protein — protein sequence MPQFAIEIEHLRKFYPKVKALQGIDLKIPQGGIFGLLGQNGAGKTTLVRILLGFSKQTEGYCKVLGLEPSPHARTKIGYLPERMAVPTYLSGREFLEASFKLALLPSSVAKKKSTEFLEKLGLAEAADRKISTYSKGMLQRLGLANALGAEPELLLLDEPGTGLDPAGYKEFRELILEENKKRGVTILINSHRLLEVEQICTEIGILHKGNLMAQGKLDELKQGKDRIRIRLESAPESYLEEISLEHKKDGKTWEIRPKPEVDLKKLPAVLVEKGAEIFLYERKTESLEDVFFRLTQGSENVGS from the coding sequence ATGCCTCAATTTGCAATTGAAATAGAGCACCTACGCAAATTTTATCCGAAAGTAAAAGCATTACAAGGAATTGATCTGAAAATTCCACAAGGCGGGATTTTCGGTCTACTCGGTCAGAACGGAGCCGGCAAAACTACTTTAGTCCGTATACTTCTTGGGTTTTCAAAACAGACCGAAGGTTACTGTAAGGTTTTGGGTTTGGAACCTTCTCCTCATGCCAGAACTAAAATAGGTTATCTTCCGGAAAGAATGGCGGTCCCTACTTATTTGAGTGGGAGAGAATTTTTAGAGGCAAGTTTCAAACTCGCATTACTGCCTTCTTCCGTTGCAAAAAAGAAAAGTACAGAGTTCCTAGAAAAGTTAGGTTTGGCAGAAGCCGCCGATCGAAAAATTTCCACTTACTCCAAGGGTATGTTACAAAGATTGGGACTTGCAAATGCACTTGGTGCCGAGCCTGAACTTTTACTTTTAGATGAACCTGGTACAGGTTTAGACCCCGCAGGTTATAAAGAATTCAGAGAATTAATTTTAGAAGAGAACAAGAAGAGAGGGGTCACAATTCTCATCAACTCTCACCGATTATTAGAAGTAGAACAGATTTGTACCGAGATTGGTATCCTTCATAAAGGAAATCTAATGGCTCAGGGGAAACTGGACGAATTAAAACAAGGTAAGGACAGGATACGTATTCGTTTGGAATCCGCTCCTGAATCTTATTTGGAAGAGATCTCTTTGGAACATAAGAAGGACGGAAAAACCTGGGAAATTCGCCCTAAACCGGAAGTGGATCTGAAAAAACTTCCTGCGGTTTTAGTGGAGAAGGGTGCGGAAATTTTCCTCTATGAAAGAAAGACCGAGTCTTTAGAGGATGTATTCTTTAGGCTCACTCAAGGTTCGGAGAATGTAGGATCGTGA